In a genomic window of uncultured Flavobacterium sp.:
- a CDS encoding lysophospholipid acyltransferase family protein: MQFLVYILAYPFLWLISILPFRIFYCFSDLVYFIIYRIVGYRKKVVRANLALALPHLNDAERKEIEKKFYKHMCDMFLEMIKTMSISAEEMDRRFKVTNIDLVNEYAKKGKSVILVASHYASYEWLLTINPKIDFRGIAVYKKVANPYFDKLVRKIRSRFDTELIETRKAIPTMAQNQRDGILSMYGLASDQSPKLDRIFHSMKFMGVEVPVHTGAEMLAKKYDLSVVFVQVKKVRRGYYEATIIPIADNPKEYENFEITEKYLREVEKQIYEAPEFYLWTHKRWKHRVE, encoded by the coding sequence ATGCAATTTCTCGTTTATATACTAGCCTATCCTTTTCTTTGGCTAATCTCAATTCTTCCTTTTCGAATATTTTATTGTTTTTCAGATCTAGTCTATTTCATTATTTACAGAATCGTCGGCTATCGCAAGAAAGTTGTTCGTGCAAACTTAGCATTGGCTTTGCCACACTTAAATGATGCAGAAAGAAAAGAGATCGAAAAGAAATTCTATAAACATATGTGCGATATGTTTCTGGAAATGATCAAAACTATGAGTATTTCGGCAGAAGAAATGGACAGAAGATTTAAAGTAACGAATATTGACCTTGTAAACGAATATGCAAAAAAAGGCAAAAGCGTTATTCTTGTAGCTTCTCACTATGCAAGTTACGAATGGCTTTTGACAATTAATCCTAAAATTGATTTTCGCGGAATCGCCGTTTACAAAAAAGTAGCAAATCCATACTTTGATAAATTGGTTCGAAAAATTCGTTCCAGATTTGACACAGAATTGATTGAAACCAGAAAAGCAATTCCAACAATGGCTCAAAATCAGCGTGACGGAATTTTAAGCATGTACGGTTTAGCAAGTGATCAATCGCCAAAACTTGACAGAATTTTTCATTCTATGAAGTTTATGGGAGTTGAAGTTCCCGTACATACAGGCGCAGAAATGCTGGCAAAAAAATACGATCTGAGTGTTGTATTTGTACAAGTAAAAAAAGTACGCCGTGGTTATTATGAAGCTACAATTATTCCAATTGCAGATAATCCAAAAGAATATGAAAATTTCGAAATCACCGAAAAATATCTGAGAGAAGTCGAAAAACAAATTTATGAAGCTCCAGAATTTTATTTATGGACGCATAAAAGATGGAAACATCGTGTTGAATAA
- a CDS encoding chloride channel protein → MLKKYFRKLESIIALGQSLMTPKQFIFLSSVLIGISCSLAVIVLKTFAHSVFSFATYINGILKLSFINSILPIIGIVLTVFVIKRVLNGSIEKGTSQILYAVAKKASIIPKKQMYAQIVTSSLTVGLGGSAGLESPIVITGAAFGSNFAQNYKLPYKDRTLLIGCGVAAGISAAFNAPIAGVLFAIEVLLVDVSISAFTPIMISAATGALVSAIVLDETILLSFKKQEAFNYHNIPFYVLLGLLTGFMAVYYARNFQKVEHYFSKMKIGAYRKALIGSSLLALLIFIFPTLFGEGYESIKTLSESDPGKILDNTLFGDFRNNQWVLLLFVGATMMVKVFASALTLGSGGNGGNFAPSLFLGSYLGYFFSKFFNLIGLAKLPISNFTMVGMAGILSGLFHAPLTAIFLIAEITGGYSLMIPLMIVSSISFAISKRFEKYSLDVKGLAKKGHAFTSNKDSNILSTLDIDTIIQCDYLTVHPEENLSKLVDLISHSNQVVFAVVNNEKELVGIVHFNDIREIIFNTYRVKYTLIKDVMKTPAATISSFDSMEIVMSKFEKSKTAFLPVIRNDKYYGFISKSIALEAYRTKLRSMTIE, encoded by the coding sequence ATGCTAAAAAAATATTTTAGAAAACTAGAAAGCATTATCGCTTTAGGACAGTCATTGATGACGCCAAAGCAATTTATTTTTTTATCAAGTGTTTTAATTGGTATTTCTTGTTCTTTGGCAGTAATCGTTTTAAAAACTTTTGCCCATAGTGTTTTCTCTTTTGCGACTTACATCAACGGAATTTTAAAGTTAAGTTTCATAAACAGTATTTTGCCAATTATTGGTATCGTCTTAACTGTTTTTGTCATCAAAAGAGTTCTAAACGGATCTATAGAAAAGGGAACTTCACAAATTTTATACGCTGTTGCTAAAAAAGCAAGTATCATCCCGAAGAAACAAATGTATGCGCAAATTGTTACTTCTTCGCTTACAGTAGGTTTGGGAGGTTCTGCGGGTTTAGAAAGCCCAATCGTAATTACAGGAGCCGCTTTTGGATCAAACTTCGCCCAAAATTATAAACTACCTTATAAAGACAGAACTTTATTGATTGGCTGCGGTGTTGCAGCAGGAATTTCGGCAGCATTTAACGCTCCAATTGCAGGAGTTTTATTTGCAATAGAAGTTTTATTGGTTGATGTAAGTATTTCGGCCTTTACTCCTATTATGATTTCAGCGGCTACAGGTGCTTTGGTTTCTGCAATTGTTCTGGATGAAACTATTTTATTATCCTTCAAAAAACAAGAAGCTTTTAATTATCATAATATTCCATTTTATGTTCTTTTAGGATTATTAACCGGTTTTATGGCGGTTTATTACGCCCGAAATTTCCAAAAAGTAGAGCATTATTTTTCTAAAATGAAAATCGGTGCTTACAGAAAAGCATTGATTGGTTCTTCATTATTAGCATTATTAATTTTCATTTTTCCAACTCTTTTTGGGGAAGGTTATGAAAGTATCAAAACATTGTCAGAATCAGATCCGGGAAAAATATTAGACAATACATTGTTTGGCGATTTTAGAAACAATCAATGGGTTTTGCTTCTTTTTGTAGGTGCTACAATGATGGTAAAAGTATTTGCTTCTGCACTAACACTAGGAAGTGGTGGAAATGGTGGAAACTTTGCTCCATCCCTATTTTTAGGATCATATTTGGGTTATTTTTTCTCCAAATTCTTCAACTTAATTGGTTTAGCTAAACTGCCAATAAGCAACTTTACAATGGTGGGAATGGCAGGTATTTTGAGCGGATTATTTCACGCGCCACTAACTGCTATTTTCTTAATTGCTGAAATTACTGGCGGTTACAGCCTGATGATTCCTCTTATGATTGTTTCATCGATAAGTTTTGCGATTTCTAAACGTTTCGAGAAATATTCTCTGGATGTAAAAGGTCTTGCCAAAAAAGGTCACGCTTTTACCAGTAATAAAGATTCAAACATTTTATCTACTTTAGATATTGATACTATAATTCAATGTGATTATCTGACCGTACATCCTGAAGAAAACTTAAGCAAACTGGTTGATTTAATTTCACATTCAAATCAAGTTGTTTTTGCCGTTGTAAACAATGAAAAAGAACTCGTTGGTATCGTTCATTTTAATGATATTCGCGAAATTATCTTCAATACTTATCGCGTAAAATATACGTTGATTAAAGATGTAATGAAAACTCCGGCAGCTACAATTTCTTCTTTTGACAGTATGGAAATTGTAATGAGCAAGTTCGAAAAATCAAAAACTGCCTTTCTTCCGGTTATCCGAAATGATAAATATTATGGATTCATTTCCAAATCTATAGCACTTGAAGCCTATAGAACTAAGCTGCGTTCTATGACAATAGAATAA
- a CDS encoding ACP phosphodiesterase, giving the protein MNFLAHIYLSGENDLIKIGNFMADGIRGKQFEHFPEDVQKGIILHRFIDTYTDSHDIFRQSTKRLHEKYHHYAGVIVDIVYDHFLAKNWAKYSDEKLDLFINRFYKSLHENYPILTERTQNLMPTMIRENWLWSYQTTDGIQHILTQMDRRSKNQSKMQFATQELKDFYAEFESEFDLFFEDMQAQAKQKRLSL; this is encoded by the coding sequence ATGAATTTCCTAGCCCATATATATCTTTCAGGTGAAAATGATTTAATTAAAATTGGCAATTTTATGGCCGATGGAATTCGCGGAAAACAATTTGAACATTTTCCTGAGGATGTCCAAAAAGGAATTATTTTACATCGTTTTATAGACACTTATACAGATTCTCACGATATTTTCAGGCAAAGTACAAAGCGTTTACACGAAAAATATCATCATTATGCCGGCGTAATCGTAGATATTGTTTACGATCATTTTCTGGCGAAAAACTGGGCAAAATATTCTGATGAAAAACTGGATCTTTTCATTAATCGGTTTTATAAATCATTACATGAAAATTATCCTATTCTAACGGAAAGAACACAGAATTTAATGCCAACAATGATTAGAGAAAACTGGCTTTGGAGTTATCAGACTACAGACGGAATTCAGCATATTTTAACGCAAATGGATCGAAGATCTAAAAATCAATCCAAAATGCAATTTGCGACTCAGGAACTCAAAGATTTCTATGCAGAATTTGAATCAGAATTCGATCTTTTCTTTGAAGATATGCAAGCTCAAGCCAAACAAAAAAGACTTTCATTATAG
- a CDS encoding tetratricopeptide repeat protein yields the protein MKKNLFLIFFTLSFICNAQTKDKIDTTKLFKELTDQACSCIDSISTYNRPKDSITANIGSCIDDKVGAYQLGQKFANMDLSNPTGEKKEINVTLNLNKNSQEYKDIYYEMEKYLMDNCSVLKDKIAANNLVNNNSMSTNQKALDLYNLAIEETKKENYKGAIENYKKAVKIDPNFAFAYDNMGICYRRLEQYDLALESYEKSLKIDPNGLMPLQNIAVVYSYKKEYQKAVKTYEKIATIDPNNPEVFYGIGQLYALHLNDTEKGLDNMCKAYKLYVEQKSPYRTDAEKLIQMIYADMKKNGNEAKFNEILKANNLNSN from the coding sequence ATGAAAAAAAACTTATTCTTAATCTTTTTTACTCTAAGTTTTATCTGTAATGCTCAAACAAAAGATAAAATTGACACCACAAAATTATTCAAAGAACTGACTGATCAGGCTTGCTCGTGTATTGATTCAATATCAACTTACAACCGACCTAAAGATTCTATCACAGCAAATATTGGCTCTTGCATTGATGATAAAGTTGGTGCTTATCAATTAGGACAAAAATTTGCTAATATGGATTTATCAAATCCAACAGGAGAAAAAAAAGAGATTAATGTAACTTTAAATTTAAACAAAAATTCCCAAGAGTATAAAGACATTTATTATGAAATGGAAAAATACTTAATGGATAATTGTTCTGTTCTAAAAGATAAAATTGCAGCCAATAATCTGGTAAATAATAATTCAATGTCTACGAATCAAAAAGCATTGGACTTGTACAATTTAGCAATTGAAGAGACTAAAAAAGAAAATTATAAAGGTGCAATAGAAAATTACAAAAAAGCAGTCAAAATTGATCCAAATTTTGCGTTTGCATATGATAATATGGGAATTTGTTACAGACGTTTGGAGCAATATGATTTAGCACTTGAATCTTATGAGAAGTCACTAAAAATAGATCCGAATGGGCTAATGCCGCTACAAAACATCGCAGTCGTTTACTCTTATAAAAAGGAATATCAAAAAGCGGTTAAAACTTATGAAAAGATTGCTACAATAGACCCAAACAATCCTGAAGTATTCTACGGAATTGGACAATTGTACGCACTTCATTTAAATGACACCGAAAAAGGACTTGACAATATGTGTAAAGCTTACAAATTGTATGTGGAACAAAAATCACCTTATAGAACTGATGCCGAAAAATTAATTCAGATGATTTATGCTGACATGAAAAAAAATGGAAATGAAGCAAAGTTTAATGAAATTTTAAAAGCAAACAACCTTAATTCAAATTAG
- the glmM gene encoding phosphoglucosamine mutase — protein MTLIKSISGIRGTIGGKVGDNLTPVDAVKFASAYGTFLKNNTSKEKLTVVIGRDARISGPMIHNLVVNTLIGLGINVIDLGLSTTPTVEVAVPLEKADGGIILTASHNPKQWNALKLLNEKGEFLSGAEGAKILEIAEAEAFDFSDVDNLGEITINDAYMDIHIDEVLNLPLVDVEAVKAAKFKVVVDGVNSSGGIIIPRLLELMGVEVVKLYCEPNGHFPHNPEPLKEHLTDISELVVKEKAHLGVVVDPDVDRLAFISEDGEMFGEEYTLVACADYVLSKTPGNTVSNMSSSRALRDVTVAHGGKYEASAVGEVNVVELMKKNNAIIGGEGNGGIIYPESHYGRDSLVGVALFLTHLANKKMSVSALRASYPEYYMSKNKIELTPQIDVDAILVAMTEKYKNEDITTIDGVKIDFATEWVHLRKSNTEPIIRIYTEAPSQEKADVLALRIIDEIKAIAGI, from the coding sequence ATGACTTTAATAAAATCAATTTCAGGTATACGAGGAACAATCGGTGGAAAAGTTGGAGATAACCTGACTCCTGTTGATGCTGTAAAATTTGCATCGGCATATGGTACTTTTCTGAAAAACAATACTTCAAAAGAAAAATTAACGGTTGTGATTGGTCGCGACGCCAGAATTTCTGGACCAATGATTCACAATCTTGTGGTAAATACTTTAATAGGTTTAGGAATTAATGTAATTGATCTTGGACTTTCTACTACGCCAACTGTAGAGGTTGCTGTGCCATTAGAAAAAGCTGATGGTGGAATTATTTTAACAGCGTCTCACAATCCAAAACAATGGAATGCTTTGAAATTACTGAATGAAAAAGGGGAATTTTTAAGCGGTGCAGAAGGTGCAAAAATTTTAGAAATTGCTGAAGCTGAGGCTTTCGATTTCTCGGATGTAGATAATTTAGGCGAAATTACAATCAATGATGCCTATATGGATATCCACATTGACGAAGTTTTAAACTTGCCTTTAGTAGATGTTGAAGCTGTAAAAGCTGCAAAATTTAAAGTGGTTGTTGATGGTGTAAATTCTTCTGGTGGAATTATTATTCCAAGATTATTAGAATTAATGGGCGTTGAAGTTGTAAAATTATATTGCGAACCAAACGGACATTTTCCTCATAATCCAGAGCCTTTAAAAGAACATTTAACTGATATTTCAGAATTAGTGGTTAAAGAAAAAGCGCATCTTGGAGTTGTTGTAGATCCTGATGTTGATCGTTTGGCTTTTATCAGCGAAGACGGAGAAATGTTTGGTGAAGAATATACTTTGGTGGCTTGCGCCGATTATGTTTTGAGTAAAACTCCTGGAAATACAGTTTCGAATATGTCATCGTCTCGTGCTTTGCGTGATGTAACGGTTGCTCACGGTGGAAAATATGAAGCGAGTGCAGTAGGAGAGGTGAATGTTGTGGAATTAATGAAAAAGAATAACGCTATTATTGGTGGCGAAGGTAACGGTGGAATTATCTATCCGGAATCTCATTACGGACGTGATAGTTTGGTTGGAGTAGCTTTGTTTTTGACGCATTTAGCGAATAAAAAAATGTCAGTTTCGGCATTGAGAGCTTCATATCCTGAATATTATATGAGCAAAAACAAAATTGAATTAACTCCGCAAATTGATGTTGATGCGATTTTGGTTGCAATGACTGAAAAATATAAAAACGAAGATATCACGACAATTGATGGTGTGAAAATTGATTTTGCTACAGAATGGGTACATTTGAGAAAATCAAACACAGAACCAATTATCAGAATCTATACTGAAGCTCCTTCTCAGGAAAAAGCAGACGTTCTGGCTCTTCGAATTATTGACGAGATTAAAGCAATTGCAGGAATTTAA
- a CDS encoding glycosyl hydrolase yields MIKKLLFTFLIISISNISFAQSPKRGIAYGNNSTSDLLALKPGVSWWYNWGSLPENDTNTNYESIGVEYVPMTWNAVSDADVQAFINKIKPGAKYLLAFNEPNFNDGARLTPEEAVNAWANVEKIAAAKNLEIVSASPAYNGPDSYGKISDPVAWHDQFFAICPKCKVDYIAFHTYDSSAGAVIGVTGLLKKYNKPVWVTEFANRVIQTSAEKIAFMKEILTSFENDPDIYRYSWFTGRVPETWTDMLEGQLLAPERGVLKPIGTEYINASYTDKKINVPGRIIANKHYRRSGTGLQNTTDSGTGQNVCFINEGDWNEFQLNVANAGTYNLTFRVASPTITGKFDIIVNDVVVKTGETFPVTGGYQTFADKIVSGITLPKGQVYLKIKFKSNDMNFNYIDVAQANLGVNDPTFEKDTFTIYPNPVKNQSILHIKSADTEPLSIKIVDMKGTLCFSSNSYYTNEDIKIGDKLSTGIYIVTASYGSVKKSLKIIKD; encoded by the coding sequence ATGATTAAAAAACTATTATTTACATTTCTAATAATATCCATTTCTAATATTTCTTTTGCCCAGAGTCCCAAACGCGGAATTGCTTATGGCAATAACTCAACATCTGATTTATTAGCCTTAAAACCCGGAGTTTCATGGTGGTACAATTGGGGATCTTTGCCCGAAAATGATACCAACACAAATTACGAATCTATTGGCGTAGAATATGTTCCAATGACTTGGAATGCTGTAAGTGATGCTGATGTACAAGCTTTTATTAATAAAATAAAACCGGGCGCAAAATATTTGCTTGCTTTTAATGAACCTAATTTTAATGATGGAGCAAGATTAACGCCTGAGGAAGCTGTAAATGCTTGGGCAAATGTAGAAAAAATCGCTGCTGCCAAAAACCTTGAAATTGTAAGTGCTTCACCAGCTTACAACGGCCCAGATAGTTATGGCAAGATATCGGATCCAGTTGCGTGGCACGATCAGTTTTTTGCTATTTGTCCCAAATGCAAAGTGGATTATATTGCATTTCATACTTATGATAGTTCAGCCGGAGCAGTTATTGGTGTTACGGGACTTCTTAAAAAATACAATAAACCTGTTTGGGTAACTGAATTTGCAAACAGAGTTATTCAGACTTCTGCCGAAAAAATTGCGTTTATGAAAGAAATCTTAACGAGTTTTGAAAACGATCCTGATATTTACAGATATTCATGGTTTACAGGAAGAGTTCCTGAAACTTGGACAGATATGCTTGAAGGACAATTATTGGCCCCGGAAAGAGGTGTTTTGAAACCAATTGGTACAGAATATATAAATGCTTCTTATACCGATAAAAAAATAAATGTTCCGGGAAGAATTATTGCAAACAAACATTATCGTAGAAGTGGTACCGGATTACAAAACACAACAGATTCCGGAACTGGTCAAAATGTATGTTTTATAAATGAAGGCGACTGGAACGAATTCCAACTAAATGTTGCCAATGCCGGAACTTATAATCTGACTTTTAGAGTAGCTTCACCAACAATTACAGGGAAATTTGATATTATCGTAAATGATGTTGTCGTAAAAACCGGCGAAACTTTTCCTGTAACTGGCGGATATCAAACCTTTGCAGATAAAATAGTAAGTGGAATTACATTGCCTAAAGGACAAGTTTATTTGAAAATTAAATTCAAATCAAATGATATGAATTTTAATTACATTGATGTCGCTCAGGCAAATTTAGGCGTAAACGACCCAACTTTCGAAAAAGATACTTTTACCATTTATCCCAATCCTGTTAAAAATCAATCTATACTTCATATAAAATCTGCAGATACAGAACCGTTATCAATAAAAATTGTAGACATGAAAGGAACGCTTTGTTTCTCGTCAAATTCTTATTACACCAATGAAGATATTAAAATTGGAGATAAACTTTCGACAGGAATTTATATTGTAACGGCAAGTTATGGTTCTGTAAAAAAATCCTTGAAAATTATCAAAGACTAA
- a CDS encoding Fic family protein: MWNIDLTYREEFQSTFDRLYQKRLDLQNSRPLPNIALHKIRESLSLEWTYNSNSIEGNTMSLRETQMVIQEGITIKGKSLREHFETHNHDKAIDYLYSIVDDNYNLRSIDILSIHGLVLRSIEDDFAGRLRNGGVRISGANFMPPNANKVSDYLDELIDFVNTNPLGLNDIELATIYHHKLVWIHPFFDGNGRTVRLSMNLLLMRCGFPPAIILKNDRKKYYEALNQANGGNYQKLTLLMCQALERTLNIYLSSMPGSTYDYQPIQNIVSEPETPYGQEYISLLARTGKIDAYKEGRNWYTTKEAIEEYMATRKRKR, encoded by the coding sequence ATGTGGAACATTGACCTAACATACAGAGAAGAATTTCAATCGACATTTGACAGATTGTACCAAAAAAGGCTTGATTTGCAAAACAGCAGACCATTGCCCAATATTGCTTTGCACAAAATACGCGAGAGCTTATCACTAGAATGGACTTACAACTCCAATAGTATCGAAGGAAATACTATGAGTTTGCGAGAAACCCAAATGGTAATTCAGGAAGGTATTACTATCAAAGGAAAATCACTCAGAGAACATTTCGAAACCCACAATCACGATAAAGCAATTGATTATTTATATTCAATTGTCGACGATAATTACAATCTTCGAAGCATCGATATCCTTTCCATACATGGATTGGTTTTACGCTCTATCGAAGATGATTTTGCTGGACGTTTACGAAACGGTGGAGTTCGTATTTCTGGCGCTAATTTCATGCCTCCAAATGCCAATAAAGTTTCAGATTACTTAGATGAATTAATTGATTTTGTCAATACAAATCCTCTGGGTTTAAACGATATTGAACTGGCTACGATTTATCATCATAAACTAGTTTGGATTCATCCTTTCTTTGATGGAAACGGTCGCACAGTTCGTTTGAGTATGAATTTATTACTGATGCGTTGCGGTTTTCCACCGGCAATTATCCTCAAAAATGATCGAAAAAAATATTACGAAGCACTTAATCAGGCTAATGGAGGCAATTATCAAAAACTAACACTTTTGATGTGTCAGGCTCTGGAACGTACACTTAATATATATTTAAGTTCGATGCCCGGAAGCACTTATGATTATCAACCCATACAAAATATTGTAAGCGAGCCAGAAACTCCTTATGGTCAGGAATACATCAGTTTACTTGCCAGAACAGGAAAAATAGACGCTTATAAAGAAGGTAGAAACTGGTACACAACCAAAGAAGCCATCGAGGAATATATGGCAACCCGAAAAAGAAAACGCTAA
- the ggt gene encoding gamma-glutamyltransferase, which produces MKKITLLLSFISFYCSAQEAVKPTGLVATKAMVVSARQEASKIGADIMKKGGNAFDAMVATELALAVAFPYAGNIGGGGFMVYRKANGEVGSLDYREKAPLAATKDMFLDKDGNVIKGKSTETALAIGVPGTVAGVFAVHKKLGSLPMSEILKPVIALAERGVIVTLKQQKQLENYHDAIVKANGPNTLMAGKFKENDTIKYPALANTLKRILKNGKNEFYKGKTAKILVEYLQKRGGIITLKDLATYEAKWRKPLQFNYKNLKITSMSPPSSGGICLAQIMKMIAPYDLSKMGHNSEESIQVIVEAERRAYADRSQFLGDPDFVKIPINALLSDTYLKDRMSSFDVNKASLSSDIKEGKVMYNESTETTHYSIVDAQGNAVAATTTINDGFGSKYYCDELGFFLNNEMDDFSAKPGSPNMFGLVGNEANSIAPKKRMLSSMTPTIVEKDGNLFMVVGSPGGSTIITTVLQAILNVYEYNLSMQEAVNAPRFHHQWLPDLITFEPNAFDTTTIDKLKAKGYLINEKTTPVIGKLDCILVLPNKNLEGGADFRGDDTAVGF; this is translated from the coding sequence ATGAAAAAAATCACATTATTATTAAGCTTTATTTCTTTTTATTGTTCTGCTCAGGAAGCTGTAAAACCAACAGGTTTAGTAGCTACAAAAGCAATGGTTGTTTCGGCACGTCAGGAAGCTTCAAAAATTGGAGCAGACATCATGAAAAAAGGCGGAAATGCTTTTGATGCAATGGTTGCCACCGAATTAGCTTTGGCAGTTGCTTTTCCATATGCAGGAAATATTGGCGGCGGCGGATTTATGGTTTATCGAAAAGCAAATGGCGAAGTTGGATCATTAGATTACCGCGAAAAAGCTCCGCTAGCAGCAACAAAAGATATGTTTCTCGATAAAGACGGAAATGTAATAAAAGGAAAAAGTACAGAAACTGCTTTAGCAATTGGTGTTCCCGGAACAGTTGCAGGAGTTTTTGCCGTTCATAAAAAATTAGGTTCATTACCAATGTCCGAGATTTTAAAACCTGTTATCGCACTTGCCGAAAGAGGTGTAATTGTTACGCTAAAACAGCAAAAACAATTAGAAAATTATCACGATGCGATTGTCAAAGCAAATGGTCCAAATACGCTTATGGCAGGAAAATTTAAAGAAAATGATACGATCAAATATCCTGCTTTAGCCAATACTTTGAAACGTATTCTAAAAAATGGAAAAAATGAATTCTATAAAGGTAAAACTGCCAAAATTTTAGTAGAATATCTTCAAAAAAGAGGCGGAATTATTACGCTTAAAGATTTAGCTACTTACGAAGCAAAATGGAGAAAACCATTACAATTTAATTATAAGAATTTAAAAATTACTTCTATGTCGCCTCCAAGCAGCGGCGGAATCTGTCTGGCGCAAATTATGAAAATGATCGCTCCATATGATTTATCAAAAATGGGACACAATTCTGAAGAATCTATTCAGGTTATTGTTGAAGCTGAAAGAAGAGCTTATGCAGACAGAAGTCAGTTTTTAGGCGATCCAGATTTTGTAAAAATTCCAATTAATGCTTTATTATCCGATACTTATTTAAAAGACAGAATGTCAAGTTTTGATGTCAACAAGGCAAGTTTATCATCTGATATAAAAGAAGGAAAAGTAATGTATAATGAAAGTACCGAAACTACACATTATTCTATTGTAGACGCTCAGGGAAATGCTGTTGCAGCAACTACTACAATAAATGACGGTTTTGGTTCTAAATATTATTGTGATGAATTAGGTTTCTTTTTGAACAACGAAATGGACGATTTTAGCGCAAAACCGGGATCTCCAAATATGTTTGGTTTAGTAGGAAATGAAGCCAATAGTATTGCTCCGAAAAAAAGAATGCTAAGTTCAATGACGCCAACTATTGTTGAAAAAGACGGAAACCTGTTTATGGTTGTTGGTTCGCCTGGAGGTTCGACGATTATTACAACTGTTTTGCAAGCGATTCTAAATGTTTATGAGTATAATTTGAGTATGCAGGAAGCTGTAAATGCGCCACGTTTTCACCATCAATGGCTGCCTGATCTTATTACTTTTGAACCAAATGCGTTTGACACAACAACAATAGATAAACTAAAAGCAAAAGGATATTTAATCAACGAAAAAACAACTCCGGTAATTGGAAAACTGGATTGTATTTTGGTTTTACCAAACAAAAATCTTGAAGGTGGTGCCGATTTCCGTGGAGATGACACAGCGGTTGGTTTTTAA